TTGGACCTAAAATTAAAGTAACAACTAATAATATTGAAGCTAAAACTAGATTTGTATTACTTAAATATTGAATACCTTTACTCAAACCACTCCAAGCACTAGCTAGGAATAGTATAGTAACAATAATAATAATAATCCCTTGTACAACAATGTTATTTGGAACACCAAATAAGTATTCTAAACCACCATTGATTTGTAAAGCACCCATACCTAATGAAACTGCAACCCCTACTACTGTTGCAAATACAGATAATACATCAATGATCGTACCTATCGGGCCATCAACTTTATTTCCTAATAATGGTCTTAAAGTTTTAGATAATAAGCCTGGTTCACCTTTTCTAAATTGTGCATAAGCAAGTGCTAATGCTACAACTCCATAAATGCCCCAAGCATGGAAGCCCCAATGTAAGAAAGTAGAACGCATTGATTCAGTCATTGCTTCTCTTGTTTCTGGATCAGCAGTTGGAGGTGATAGATAATGAGACATCGGTTCAGCTGCTCCATAAAAGACCAAACCTATACCCATTCCAGCACTAAATAACATCGCAAACCATGAAACTGTATTGAATTCTGGTTTATCCTGTGGTCTACCAAGTTTCAACTTACCAATTGGGCTGAATATGATAAATATACAGAAAAATACCATACCAATAGTAATAATCATGTAGTACCAACCAAAATATGTAGAAATCCAACTACTAATGTCGCTTGTTACATCGCCAAACTGTGTTGGAAAAATAGCTCCAATTGCCACAATAATACCTATAACAATTGCAGATGCCGTAAAAACATTCGATAGTTTCCTACCATTTGGTTGCATTGGCATATTAGACATTTTCATTCTCCTCTCAAATTTACAAACTCGTATTTATGTATTCCCGTTTTGACTGTTCATAATCCTATTAATTTTAAAAGTCAATATAAAACAGCAACATGCAACACTTTAACAAATAATAGGAATAAAATCAAATTGACTATTTCAATTTTTAGTAGTTTAATGTATGATAATGTCGACAAGGAGGTGTTTAATATGTCATTATTAAAAGAATTTAAAGACTTTGCGTTGCAAGGTAACGTTTTAGATTTAGCAATCGCCGTTGTTATTGGTGCTGCCTTTAACAAAATTGTTACATCATTAGTTGAAAACGTCATTATGCCACTTATTGGTTTAATATTCGGAGAAGTTGACTTTGCTGAAAAATGGTCACTTATGGGTATTAAGTATGGTTTATTCATACAATCTATTATCGACTTCATAATAGTTGCCTTCGCTTTATTCATCTTTATCAAAATTGCAAATACTGTAATGAAAAAAGGTGAAGTTGAAGAAGAAGTTGACGAGCAAACTGTATTACTTACAGAAATCCGCGATACTTTACGTGAAAAGTAAGTTTTACATATTAGTAAATAAAAAGCACCCATTAATCGCCTTAAGACGGTTAATGGGTGCTTTTTATTGTGGATGTTTATACTAATCTTCAATTGGTCCTTCTTCTACTAACGTTTTCACATCTGCCACAATTTCTGATTTTGGAAACTTTTTATCTCCCGCGTCTTGACCGCTATACGACTTAACAATCTTACCGTTTTGATCAATTAAATAGAAGCTTGTACCATGCGTAACTTGTGTGCTACCTTTTGGCGGCGGTGCTACTATTGACTTAAAGTTATCTTCTGCATATTGCTTAATAAACTTGAAATCGTAATTTGTAAGCAATGTCCATTTATTTGGAGGCACATTGTATTGCTTAACATAGTCTTTCAATTTCTTAGGTGTATCATTTTTAGGATCTACGCTAAAACTTATAACGCTATAATCCTTCACACCATCTTTTTCTAACTCGTCTATTACCGTGCTCATGTTATAAGTCATGGGTGGACAAACTGTCTCACAGTTTGTAAAGATAAAATCAGCTATATAAACTTTACCTTTCATGTCTTTCTGTGAAAACTTATCCCCATTTTGATCAGTAACATTAAAAGACTGCATTTTATTACCGAATTGACTATCTGGTTCAATCGCGTTATTGCTACACGCGCTTACGATTAACATAATGCCCGCAATTAAACTCAATAATATTCCCTTTTTCATCTCAACACTCCCATAACTCTGTTACTTAAAATATATCAAATAAAATTCTCTACTTAAATACGTATTTTAAGCTATTTATGTCTTTGATGTGTCAATCAGTTATAACTAAAAGATGTTGTGCTTAAAAATCCATTTTTATTAACTTTTAAAATAGTCGGTATTCTCGTCTTCAATTCCGATACGTGTGAAATAATGCCAACTAAACGACCTGATATTTGTATGTTAACTAAAGTATCTAATGCTGTTTCTAAAGTTTCAGAGTCTAATGTACCAAATCCTTCATCAATAAACATCGATTCTAAATGTATCGCACCCGCTTCTTGCTGCACAACATCCGATAAGCCTATCGCTAAAGATAAAGAAGCTTGGAACGTTTCTCCACCTGACAACGAAGTAATATGCCTTGTTCTATTAGAAAAACGATCAAATACTTCTATCTCTAACCCACTCAGTCCTTGAGACTTTTCTTTTTTGCGCACAAGCTGATATCTATTATTCGTCATTCTAAGGAAATGTCTATTAGCATTATCTAAAATATGATTTAAATAATAAATAAGCACATAATTCTCTAAAGATAATTTCTGACTGTTTTTACCATTCATAATTCTTGATAGCTCAATCATTTCTGCTTGCTCTTGTAAATCATGCTCAATCTTATCTACTACACCTTTTATAGCAGTTGATTTTTGCTTGTTTTGATCTATTTTCAATTGAAGCTGATTCAACTGCTTAACAATGACCGATAACGTTTCTTTTGCATCATTCAATAAATGCTCAGTTTTCAAAGTATCTGGTCTTTCTTTATCCTTCACTTTTTTACCTAATTCTTTAACAACCGCTTCTACTTCTATATATTTTTTATCAAATTGGTTAATTTTTTCTTCATGTTCATCAATGTCATTAATTTGTTGTAACAACTCATCTAATTGTTCATAAGATGTAATTTGATGTTGTTCCATCTCTCTGCTTAAATAATCACGTGTTAATTTGATTTGTTCCTCTATCATCGATTTACGCTCTTTAACAGTAGCTGCTTTCATTTGAAGGCCTTGCTTATCTTCTTTGCACTTGTCCACTTGAACATTTAATTGATTTAACTCGTCATCATATACTGTTAATGCTTTTTCATATTGCTGTACTTGCTTCTCAAATTGTACGACCTCATCAAATTTTGTTTCTTGCTTAAAATAGATGACATCATTCTCATATATCGTTATTTGGTTTTTCAAATCATTCAGTTGCAATTCATTTTGCGTTAAACCTTTTTCAATGTCGTGAATTTGGTTTTGCAAACTTTGCTTATATTGTCTACGCTCTCTATATAGCTGAATCTCATTTACGAGTTGATTAATTTGTTCCGTCGTATTGTCTATTTCTGTTTGTACGTCTGAAATATCCATTAATTTGTCTAACTGTTCTTTCGTTAATTTCAATCTTTCGTTATAAGTTGTCATCTTATAAATAACACCTTGTAGGCTTTGCTCCACTTCTAATTGTTGAGCTTTCTCTTTTCTTAAACTTTCAAAATCATAATCTCCATTAATCGTTTCAATCATTGATCCACATATAGGACAATCATCACCTTGATGTACATGCTGTTGAATTTTTAAAATTTCATCTTCTACACTTAATATGTCAAACTGTCGCTTAACTTTTAGCTTTTCTTCAAAATGAGCTTTCTCTTTTTCCAGTTTAACGAGTTCACTTGTATATGCTTGCTGTTTTTCTAATAATTCAAGCTTTTCATGATACTGCTTTTGTTTAGTTTGAAGATCTTGTAAGTTGAGCTTTAACGTTTCTTGGTGTTTTGTCTTATTTTGTTCTTCAGACTCATCGTAACTGATAGCATTAAGTTTATTTTTAAAAGTTTGTAATTCTTGTTTATCTTTATCTGTCTCTTTATTCAATGCTTGTTGTTCTTCTATAACTTTTGGAAGTTTAGTTTCCGCTTCTAGATACTTATTTAAACTCATTTTGATATGTTTAGTATTTTGCACAAATTGTCTATACTGTTCTATCTTCACACTATCCTCATTTAATTTTGAAAGACGCTCTGTTAATTCATTTAATTTCAACTTATTACGTTCTATACTTTGTTGTAGTTCCTCTTCATTCTTTATTTCGAGATTTAACGCCTGTTCTTTATCTGTTAATTGATTATATTGATATGTCATGCTTTGAACTGTTTTTAAATACTTTAAATGTTTTCGTAAATCATTGATTTCTGCTTCATCTTTTCTTAATGCTTTTAGTAATGCTTCTTTTTCATATAAAGTGTTAAAGTTTTCGTTTAATGTTTTTTCGTTTTCAAAAGCTTTCTCTATTTCACTAACTTGTTTTTCTTGCTTCTCTTTCTCTGCTAACGACACTTTTAACTTTTCATTACCCACTTTATCGTATAAATCTATTGAAAGCATGATTGTTTGATATCGATATCCTTCAATAGCCTTTATATCTTTGAGATGTTCATCTTCAAAGTCGTGCATATCACTCATATATTGAGATATTTTTTGATAATGACTTTCTATTAGCGCTAATTCCTTCTTCATCTCTGATTCTAACTGTTCTTGTAATTCTTCAAACCTATCACTATCAAATAGCGTTCTAAGTATACTGCGCTTATCCGTGCTATTTGATACTAAAAATTGTTTGAACTCACCTTGTGGGAGAATAAGTATTTGTCTAAACTGCTTCACATTCATATGTAATAACTGCTTTAAGTAATCATTACTAGTATTAATAGACTTTGTCTCGAGTTCCCATTTGTCATTTACTTTCTTATATACTTCAACAGTAGCATTCGTAGGATTCTTATTGCCTTCTTTTATGTATTTTACCGTTCTCGTAACGAGGTACGATTCACCTTTAATTTCAAATTCAAACTGAACTTCTGTAGGTAACTTTGGATCTGCAAAGTGACTTCTCAAATCTACTTCTTCTCTGGACTCTGTAGATGTCTTACCGAACAATGCATATACCATCGCATCAAAAATCATCGTTTTACCTGATCCTGTCTTACCACATATTAAGAAAAGCTGGGATTTAGATAAATGTCTAAAATCAACTTTCTCATCAATAAACGGGCCAAAGTATTGCATATTTAATGATAAAGGTCTCATATTATTCAGTCGCTCCTTTATTCAGATGTTTTTCTAGCAGTTGAATGACTTTATCTTTCTTAATACCTTCTAATGTTTCTTCAGTCACATGATTATAGAAAGATTCAATAATTTCAAGATCACTTAATGTATGCACATCTACATCTATCTCATCATATGCTACTTCATAATCTTGTCTTGATATTTGTAGCGTATTAGGATAAATGTTTCTAATCTTCATTAGTGGATCCGTCACATGATCCATATCTGTTAACTTAAAATGAAAGTAGTCATCTTTATTTTTAATTTTAACTTCCTCATGTATAACATCCTCATAGCGCGCATTCACAACATTAAATGAACGTCTTGGTTCAAGAGGGATAAATGTTTGCTTAAATCCTTTTTTCTCGATATCAAATAATCGATAACCTTTTGCCTGATTTGCCTCAGAGAACGAATATTGCATTGGCGTTCCCGCGTAAA
This portion of the Mammaliicoccus vitulinus genome encodes:
- a CDS encoding glycine betaine uptake BCCT transporter encodes the protein MSNMPMQPNGRKLSNVFTASAIVIGIIVAIGAIFPTQFGDVTSDISSWISTYFGWYYMIITIGMVFFCIFIIFSPIGKLKLGRPQDKPEFNTVSWFAMLFSAGMGIGLVFYGAAEPMSHYLSPPTADPETREAMTESMRSTFLHWGFHAWGIYGVVALALAYAQFRKGEPGLLSKTLRPLLGNKVDGPIGTIIDVLSVFATVVGVAVSLGMGALQINGGLEYLFGVPNNIVVQGIIIIIVTILFLASAWSGLSKGIQYLSNTNLVLASILLVVTLILGPTILILNMFTSSTGALFDGFLFNSFDVAPLNEQKNKWLNTWTLYYWGWWMSWSPFVGIFIARVSRGRSIREFILGVMLVPTIISFIWFSVFGVTGIEVGKKVPEVFKMSTETQLFGVFNEMPMGTALSILALALVCIFFVTSADSATFVLGMQTTHGSLNPSGMVKVIWGIAQSLIAFVLLLSGGNAGLGALQSAAIISAFPFSFIIILMIIAFYKDANQERKYLGLSITPNKHRMKEYVEKSKREYEQELKEQRRLEREMED
- the mscL gene encoding large conductance mechanosensitive channel protein MscL; this translates as MSLLKEFKDFALQGNVLDLAIAVVIGAAFNKIVTSLVENVIMPLIGLIFGEVDFAEKWSLMGIKYGLFIQSIIDFIIVAFALFIFIKIANTVMKKGEVEEEVDEQTVLLTEIRDTLREK
- a CDS encoding SCO family protein, which codes for MKKGILLSLIAGIMLIVSACSNNAIEPDSQFGNKMQSFNVTDQNGDKFSQKDMKGKVYIADFIFTNCETVCPPMTYNMSTVIDELEKDGVKDYSVISFSVDPKNDTPKKLKDYVKQYNVPPNKWTLLTNYDFKFIKQYAEDNFKSIVAPPPKGSTQVTHGTSFYLIDQNGKIVKSYSGQDAGDKKFPKSEIVADVKTLVEEGPIED
- the sbcC gene encoding exonuclease subunit SbcC, producing the protein MRPLSLNMQYFGPFIDEKVDFRHLSKSQLFLICGKTGSGKTMIFDAMVYALFGKTSTESREEVDLRSHFADPKLPTEVQFEFEIKGESYLVTRTVKYIKEGNKNPTNATVEVYKKVNDKWELETKSINTSNDYLKQLLHMNVKQFRQILILPQGEFKQFLVSNSTDKRSILRTLFDSDRFEELQEQLESEMKKELALIESHYQKISQYMSDMHDFEDEHLKDIKAIEGYRYQTIMLSIDLYDKVGNEKLKVSLAEKEKQEKQVSEIEKAFENEKTLNENFNTLYEKEALLKALRKDEAEINDLRKHLKYLKTVQSMTYQYNQLTDKEQALNLEIKNEEELQQSIERNKLKLNELTERLSKLNEDSVKIEQYRQFVQNTKHIKMSLNKYLEAETKLPKVIEEQQALNKETDKDKQELQTFKNKLNAISYDESEEQNKTKHQETLKLNLQDLQTKQKQYHEKLELLEKQQAYTSELVKLEKEKAHFEEKLKVKRQFDILSVEDEILKIQQHVHQGDDCPICGSMIETINGDYDFESLRKEKAQQLEVEQSLQGVIYKMTTYNERLKLTKEQLDKLMDISDVQTEIDNTTEQINQLVNEIQLYRERRQYKQSLQNQIHDIEKGLTQNELQLNDLKNQITIYENDVIYFKQETKFDEVVQFEKQVQQYEKALTVYDDELNQLNVQVDKCKEDKQGLQMKAATVKERKSMIEEQIKLTRDYLSREMEQHQITSYEQLDELLQQINDIDEHEEKINQFDKKYIEVEAVVKELGKKVKDKERPDTLKTEHLLNDAKETLSVIVKQLNQLQLKIDQNKQKSTAIKGVVDKIEHDLQEQAEMIELSRIMNGKNSQKLSLENYVLIYYLNHILDNANRHFLRMTNNRYQLVRKKEKSQGLSGLEIEVFDRFSNRTRHITSLSGGETFQASLSLAIGLSDVVQQEAGAIHLESMFIDEGFGTLDSETLETALDTLVNIQISGRLVGIISHVSELKTRIPTILKVNKNGFLSTTSFSYN